The Bacteroidota bacterium genome includes the window AAATTGTCTGCATCGTGTGTATTTAAAAAATTTTCCTTATTTATTTACGATTCAAATTTTTTAATTTATAGTATAGTTTTTCAAAAAAAGTGAACAGGAATAAGAAGGAGTATCTTTTATGCCAATTATTGATGATTCAGAGAGTTTAGGAATGGAATTTTCTGAAGTTGAGCAGCCGGTCTGGCATCTGGCACAGGAATTTTTTGCATCACCCAAAAAAAGGAATCTGGATGATGAAATGGGTGATGACGATTTCGATGATGAAGATTTCGATGATGAGGATCTGGACGATGAAGACCTTGCCGAGGAAGACGAAGACCTTGACGACGATTTTGACGAAGAAGACATAGAACAGTTTCTGGAAGATTTTGACGACGGTGAACTTTTCGACGATGACGACTACGATGTAGATGATGAGGATCTTGATGATGACGATTTTGATGATGATTTCGACAGCAACCCGAAAAAAAACATAGATGATGATGACGACGACTTTTAAGTCGCTTCCCCGCTCACCTGAATTGTAAGATTATGAATACGGGCTGCCTTAAACAGCCCGTTTTCATATAATACCGCTCTGACTACTCTCCCAGAAATTTACCCGGCAACAGATAGTTTTTCACATAATCTGCAACACCTTCTTCAAGAGAATACAGTGGTGCCGTGTAACCCGACTTCCTGATTTTGGAGATATCAGCTTCTGTAAAATACTGGTATTTTGGAGCAAGATAATCCGGCATGTCAATATATACAATGTTTGGTTCCAAACCCATTGCGCTAAAAATTGCTCCTACAAGATCATTCCATGTTCTCGCCTTTCCCTGCCCCAAATTAAACAATCCGTTTTGGTCGGGGTTCCTGACAAGATGGAGTGTCATGTTTACGGCATCCTTCACATAAACAAAGTCGCGCATCTGTTCCCCGTCCTTATAAGCCGGATGGAGGGATTTGAAAAGGGTGACCAATCCGGTATCTCTTATCTGTCCGTAAGCCTTGTGAACAACACTTCGCATATCACCTTTGTGCGATTCATTCGGTCCGTAAACATTGAAGTATTTCACCCCGGCAATTTTTTTCAAATTTCCGGTCAGATAAGCCCACTGATCGAACATGTTTTTTGAATAACCGTACATGTTCAGAGGTTTTATTTTAAGGCAGTTTTCGTCGGTGTCATCGAAACCGAGTTCACCGTCGCCATAAGTGGCTGCCGATGAGGCATAAACGAATCTGATATCTCTCGCCAGACAGTATTCTGCGAGCACTTTGGTGTAACGATAGTTATTTTCCACAAGATGGTCGGCATTTCTTTCTGTGGTGGAAGAATTCGCACCCATGTGAATTATCGCCTCAACATTGCCGAAATGTACACGGTCTTCTATTTTTTTTATGAACTCTGTTTTATCGATAAAGTCACGATATTGCAGGTTTACAAGGTTTTTCCACTTCTCATCGCTGCCGAGAGTATCGACTATGAGGATGTCAGTTATACCTTCACGGTTCAACTGCCAGACTATTGCGCTGCCTATAAATCCGGCAGCACCAGTAACTATATACATCTAATTCCTGATTTCTTTGTTAATTGCGGGGATAAATTTTAAATTTGTAATCACATTTTAACGAATTGATCAAAAAAAATCAAATACTTTACACAATCTCACGAATATATTTTCATATGAACGACACAAAAGCAATTTTAGAAGCCCTTTTAAGAGAACGAATACTGATACTTGACGGCGCGATGGGCACGATGATACAGAGATACAGACTGACTGAGGAAGATTTCAGAGGTGCAGAGTATAAGAACCACCCATCCGATCTGAAGGGAAATAACGATCTTCTCTCGATAACGAAACCTGAAGTGATTAAGGAGATTCACAGAAAGTATCTTGAAGCAGGTGCTGATATCATCGAGACCAATACATTCAGCGGCACATCGTTCGCCCAGGCTGATTACGGACTCGAAAGCGAGGTTTACAAACTGAACTTCCATTCGGCAAAAATTGCAAAAGAAGTGACTGCAGAGTTTAACATCCCCGGTAACACAAAGCCCAGATTTGTGGCAGGAGCACTCGGACCTATGAACAAGTCGCTCTCACTCTCCCCCGATGTTAATGATCCGGGATATCGTGCAGTCAAATTCCAGGAAGTGGCAGAGGCTTATGCGGCGCAATTAAGAGGTCTGATTGACGGTGGAGTCGATATTATTCTGATTGAAACGATATTTGATACCATGAATTCAAAAGCTGCGATTTATGCAGTAGAAGAAGTTTTCACAGAGAAAAAAGTTTCCCTGCCTGTTATGATCTCGGGAACCATAGTTGACCTTAGCGGGAGAAACCTTTCGGGACAGACAGCCGAAGCGTTCCTGATCTCGATCAGCCATGCAAAAAATCTTGTAAGTGTTGGTCTGAACTGTGCACTTGGTGCCTCTCAGATGAGACCGTTTTTAAAAGAGATTGCTGACAAGTGTCCCTGGTTCGTGAGCGTCTATCCAAACGCCGGACTGCCGAACGAGTTTGGAGGATACGACGAAACACCTGACATGATGGCTGACATCCTGAAGGAATTTGCTTCAGAGAATATGTTCAATATCGTAGGCGGCTGTTGTGGCACAACACCAGATCATATCAAATTGATCGCTGAAACGGTGGCATCTCTTCCACCAAGGGTTCCACCGACTCCACCGAGATACCTGAGATTGAGTGGTTTCGAACCTCTCGTTGTGCGTCCTGAAACCAATTTTGTAAATATCGGTGAACGAACAAATGTGGCAGGCTCCAAAAAGTTTGCAAAACTTATCATGTCGGGCAATTACGAGGAAGCCCTCTC containing:
- the rfaD gene encoding ADP-glyceromanno-heptose 6-epimerase; this translates as MYIVTGAAGFIGSAIVWQLNREGITDILIVDTLGSDEKWKNLVNLQYRDFIDKTEFIKKIEDRVHFGNVEAIIHMGANSSTTERNADHLVENNYRYTKVLAEYCLARDIRFVYASSAATYGDGELGFDDTDENCLKIKPLNMYGYSKNMFDQWAYLTGNLKKIAGVKYFNVYGPNESHKGDMRSVVHKAYGQIRDTGLVTLFKSLHPAYKDGEQMRDFVYVKDAVNMTLHLVRNPDQNGLFNLGQGKARTWNDLVGAIFSAMGLEPNIVYIDMPDYLAPKYQYFTEADISKIRKSGYTAPLYSLEEGVADYVKNYLLPGKFLGE